From Paracoccus suum, the proteins below share one genomic window:
- the phnH gene encoding phosphonate C-P lyase system protein PhnH, producing MQASALSETLLPDAEEARDNAAFDAILRALSLPGDIFELPEGGVMTAAQALIDRECRVYAPEHAAAVQATGARLSPVGTADHAIMQLTPVALVDVAQLSVGSELHPEGGATIIAPARLGAGERLRLTGPGIRQAQQIALDGIAPAFWSLRELACTYPLGFELILVDGARVLALPRSTRVEVP from the coding sequence ATGCAGGCAAGCGCCCTGTCCGAGACCCTTTTGCCCGATGCGGAGGAAGCCCGCGACAACGCCGCTTTCGACGCGATCCTGAGGGCGCTGTCGCTGCCGGGCGATATCTTTGAGCTGCCCGAAGGCGGCGTGATGACCGCGGCCCAGGCGCTGATCGACCGCGAATGTCGGGTCTACGCGCCGGAACATGCCGCGGCGGTACAGGCCACGGGCGCGCGGCTCTCGCCCGTGGGCACGGCTGACCATGCCATCATGCAACTGACGCCTGTCGCACTGGTGGATGTCGCCCAACTATCGGTCGGCAGCGAGCTTCACCCCGAGGGTGGCGCTACCATCATCGCACCCGCGCGCCTCGGCGCAGGCGAGCGGCTGCGCCTGACCGGCCCCGGCATCCGCCAGGCGCAACAGATCGCGCTGGACGGTATCGCGCCCGCCTTCTGGTCACTGCGCGAACTCGCCTGCACCTATCCTCTGGGGTTCGAACTGATCCTCGTCGACGGCGCGCGGGTGCTGGCACTGCCGCGATCGACGCGGGTGGAGGTGCCCTGA
- a CDS encoding phosphonate C-P lyase system protein PhnG — translation MTGHAALLETLARAAPGPLKALASELLPALGAVEVIASRSGLVMAPMRDTAQGTNFHLGEVLVAEAHIRLPGTATEGYGLIIGMDLEQAMAMAVLDAAYQAGRGADAVARFAATEARAQADADTETLRRIEATRVEMETF, via the coding sequence ATGACAGGGCACGCCGCTTTGCTTGAGACGCTGGCCCGCGCTGCACCCGGCCCCCTCAAGGCGCTGGCCTCGGAATTGCTGCCTGCACTGGGCGCGGTCGAGGTCATTGCATCGCGCAGCGGGCTGGTCATGGCGCCAATGCGGGACACGGCGCAGGGCACTAACTTTCATCTGGGCGAGGTGCTGGTGGCCGAGGCGCATATCCGCCTGCCCGGAACGGCCACCGAGGGTTATGGCCTGATCATCGGCATGGACCTGGAGCAGGCAATGGCGATGGCAGTGCTGGACGCCGCCTATCAGGCGGGCCGTGGCGCGGATGCCGTCGCCCGCTTTGCGGCGACCGAGGCCCGCGCGCAGGCCGATGCGGACACAGAAACCCTGCGCCGGATCGAGGCGACGCGCGTCGAGATGGAGACGTTCTGA
- the phnF gene encoding phosphonate metabolism transcriptional regulator PhnF, giving the protein MKRPNDCRTTMNKHNWTNIRDRVAERIAAGDYADGTQLPTESQLCAEFGSGRHSVRRAMTALAVDGLLSIEQGRGTFVRSAPLIRYRISKRTRFRENLLAAGRTPSGEHIIAETLPAAARIAEALGLAEGAPVHHTLRRGLADGVPINLNQSWHDAARFPDLAAEREAGRSVTDVYRAHGVADYLRRNTTIYARRPDEAEARLLDQHPDQPVMVLQKTDTDHAGKPIGYSESIWSAHRIQFSIDMLDDNEGAAG; this is encoded by the coding sequence ATGAAACGTCCGAACGATTGCCGGACGACCATGAACAAGCACAACTGGACCAATATCCGCGACCGGGTCGCCGAACGGATCGCCGCGGGCGACTACGCCGATGGGACGCAGCTGCCGACCGAATCGCAGCTTTGCGCCGAATTCGGAAGCGGCCGGCATTCCGTGCGGCGGGCGATGACGGCGCTTGCGGTGGACGGGCTGCTGAGCATCGAGCAGGGGCGCGGCACCTTCGTCCGCTCGGCGCCGCTGATCCGCTATCGCATCAGCAAGCGCACCCGCTTTCGCGAAAACCTGCTGGCGGCAGGCCGCACGCCTTCGGGCGAGCATATCATCGCCGAAACCCTGCCCGCCGCCGCCCGCATCGCCGAGGCACTGGGGCTGGCCGAGGGCGCGCCCGTCCATCACACCCTGCGCCGCGGACTTGCCGATGGCGTTCCGATCAACCTCAACCAAAGCTGGCATGACGCCGCACGCTTTCCCGACCTGGCGGCCGAGCGCGAGGCCGGACGCTCGGTCACTGATGTCTACCGCGCCCACGGCGTCGCCGATTACCTGCGCCGCAACACCACGATCTATGCCCGCCGGCCCGACGAGGCGGAGGCGCGGCTGCTGGACCAGCATCCCGACCAGCCGGTGATGGTGCTGCAAAAGACCGACACCGACCACGCCGGCAAGCCCATCGGCTATTCCGAATCGATCTGGTCCGCGCACCGCATCCAGTTCTCGATCGACATGCTGGACGACAACGAAGGGGCTGCCGGATGA
- a CDS encoding ArsR/SmtB family transcription factor — MSGQALTAGELARHAGVTAQTTSGHLGKLTEAKLIAVEKQGRHRYYRLATPQVAQAIHALMAVAASGPTRYHPIGPRDQALRLARTCYDHMAGRLALTIADSLVREGHVVLSDGAGMVTDEGRRFFADLGIDTKSLRARRPLCQTCLDWSERRPHIAGQLGAALLSSVLARGWVTRSAESRALKLSRAGESGLATAFQLPADWRNEGPFTRDVLEPEVRGGPSTDVLAARQPAG, encoded by the coding sequence ATGAGCGGGCAGGCGTTGACGGCGGGCGAGTTGGCGCGCCACGCCGGTGTCACCGCGCAGACCACCAGCGGCCACCTTGGGAAGCTCACCGAGGCTAAGCTTATCGCGGTCGAAAAGCAGGGGCGGCATCGCTACTATCGGCTTGCAACGCCGCAGGTGGCTCAGGCCATTCATGCTTTGATGGCGGTCGCAGCGAGTGGACCGACGCGCTATCACCCGATCGGTCCCAGGGATCAAGCACTACGGCTGGCCCGGACCTGCTACGACCATATGGCTGGGCGGCTGGCGTTGACGATTGCCGACAGCCTCGTGCGCGAAGGCCATGTCGTCCTGTCGGATGGGGCAGGGATGGTCACCGACGAGGGGCGCCGCTTTTTCGCGGACCTCGGGATAGACACCAAGTCGCTTCGCGCTCGCCGGCCCTTGTGCCAGACCTGCCTCGACTGGAGCGAGCGCCGGCCCCATATCGCCGGGCAGCTTGGTGCGGCGCTCCTAAGCAGTGTGTTGGCCCGAGGATGGGTTACTCGGTCAGCTGAGAGCCGCGCCCTCAAGCTGTCGCGGGCGGGCGAAAGCGGTCTTGCGACGGCTTTTCAACTGCCGGCGGATTGGCGCAATGAAGGCCCTTTTACGAGGGACGTTCTGGAGCCTGAGGTCCGGGGCGGCCCGTCAACCGATGTTCTCGCAGCGCGCCAGCCTGCCGGGTAA
- the ada gene encoding bifunctional DNA-binding transcriptional regulator/O6-methylguanine-DNA methyltransferase Ada, producing the protein MEPTQTEQDPRWQRVVDRDATADGSFVFAVRTTGVYCRPSCPSRRAKPANVNFYDGPAAAEGAGYRPCLRCNPKGQSATEANAAIIAEACRIIEASDEMPKLDRLAARVGFSSHYFHRQFKALTGLTPRAWAAAHRARKLRAGLQDMENTVTEAIYEAGYNANSRFYEASRDVLGMTPTAFRQGGKDSHIRFAVGESVLGPILVAETDKGICAIALGDDPEALVRGLQDRFPHADLIGGDAAFESRVAQIVGFVEAPGTGLDLPLDIRGTAFQQRVWQALRDIPAGQTASYADIARGIGAPKSVRAVAQACAANQIAVAIPCHRVVRSDGALSGYRWGVERKRALLDKEAAA; encoded by the coding sequence ATGGAACCTACCCAGACCGAGCAAGACCCCCGCTGGCAACGCGTCGTCGACCGCGACGCGACCGCAGACGGCAGCTTCGTTTTTGCCGTGCGAACGACCGGTGTCTACTGCCGCCCCTCCTGCCCGTCGCGTCGGGCCAAACCGGCCAATGTCAACTTCTACGACGGGCCGGCTGCGGCCGAGGGGGCGGGCTATCGCCCCTGCCTGCGTTGCAACCCAAAGGGACAATCTGCAACCGAGGCCAACGCCGCGATCATCGCCGAGGCCTGCCGGATCATCGAGGCGTCGGACGAGATGCCAAAGCTGGACAGGCTCGCCGCAAGGGTCGGTTTCAGCAGCCATTATTTCCACCGCCAGTTCAAGGCCCTCACCGGCCTGACGCCGCGCGCCTGGGCTGCGGCGCATCGCGCCCGCAAGCTGCGCGCCGGACTGCAAGACATGGAGAATACCGTGACCGAAGCGATCTATGAGGCCGGCTACAACGCGAACAGCCGGTTCTATGAGGCCTCCCGCGACGTCCTGGGGATGACACCCACGGCCTTTCGCCAAGGCGGCAAGGACAGCCATATCCGCTTTGCCGTGGGCGAGAGCGTGCTCGGCCCGATCCTCGTCGCCGAAACTGACAAGGGGATCTGCGCGATTGCGCTTGGGGACGACCCCGAGGCATTGGTTCGCGGCCTCCAGGACCGCTTTCCCCACGCCGATCTGATCGGCGGCGATGCCGCGTTCGAATCGCGCGTCGCCCAGATCGTGGGCTTTGTCGAGGCGCCGGGAACTGGACTGGACCTTCCGCTGGACATCCGGGGGACCGCCTTCCAGCAACGGGTGTGGCAGGCGCTGCGGGACATTCCAGCCGGCCAGACGGCCAGTTATGCAGACATCGCCCGAGGGATCGGCGCGCCGAAATCGGTCCGCGCCGTGGCGCAGGCCTGCGCCGCCAACCAGATCGCGGTCGCGATTCCCTGCCACCGCGTGGTGCGCAGCGACGGCGCGCTTTCCGGCTATCGCTGGGGGGTCGAACGCAAACGTGCCCTGCTGGACAAAGAGGCCGCGGCATGA
- a CDS encoding phosphonate C-P lyase system protein PhnL: MTRRVLEVSDLSKSFTMHHLGRTLPAFEDLGFTLDEGEFLLLSGANGAGKSTLLRTIWRSYLPEAGRVVFTRADGGRIDLARAADVDIALLRRHEIGFVTQFLTARPRVPAEDIVAEPLLSAGQPLVKARAAARAALASYGIKPDLWPAYPATFSGGEQQKVNLARALILPPRLLLLDEPTASLDAGARAALIARLSALKAQGTAMIGVFHHPGDVLALIDREFSLTAREDADVAV, from the coding sequence ATGACGCGCCGGGTGCTCGAGGTCTCGGACCTTTCCAAATCCTTCACCATGCATCACCTGGGCCGGACCCTGCCGGCCTTTGAGGACCTGGGCTTCACGCTGGACGAGGGAGAGTTCCTGCTGCTGTCCGGGGCAAACGGGGCCGGAAAATCCACCCTGTTGCGGACCATCTGGCGCAGCTACCTGCCGGAGGCCGGGCGCGTGGTGTTTACCCGGGCGGATGGCGGCCGCATCGACCTTGCTCGCGCGGCGGACGTCGACATCGCGCTGTTGCGGCGGCACGAGATCGGCTTTGTCACCCAGTTCCTGACCGCCCGTCCCCGCGTTCCGGCCGAGGACATCGTGGCCGAGCCGCTGCTGTCCGCCGGCCAGCCGCTGGTCAAGGCACGGGCAGCCGCCCGCGCGGCGCTGGCATCCTATGGCATCAAGCCTGACCTCTGGCCCGCCTATCCCGCAACCTTTTCGGGCGGCGAGCAGCAAAAGGTGAACCTTGCCCGGGCTCTGATCCTGCCACCGCGGCTGCTGCTGCTGGACGAGCCCACCGCCTCGCTGGATGCTGGCGCAAGGGCGGCCCTGATCGCGCGCCTATCGGCACTGAAGGCGCAGGGCACGGCGATGATCGGGGTATTCCACCACCCGGGCGATGTGCTTGCGCTGATCGACCGCGAATTTTCCCTGACCGCACGCGAGGATGCCGATGTGGCTGTCTGA
- a CDS encoding alpha-D-ribose 1-methylphosphonate 5-phosphate C-P-lyase PhnJ, whose translation MTLAALTRKRADHSYGFLDASAKRELRRAMVKAVAVPGCQIPYASREVPMARGWGTGGLQVTLTLVNPRSCVKVIDQGADDSVNAASIRRFVTRVSGAAGTCDTTAATLIQSRHRIPEEVLRADQMLVLQVPNPEPLRPVEPDMSRARQMHADADYARLWLILYEQVVRAGRIMQGAGYPALVNGRHVMTPSPIPRWDLPKLHMAEHLTILSAGREKRLYAVPPHTTVEPLVFDDIPFRVEDHAVLTCGRSGLRGYFMNELPQADGGVMHEVSDSELGIKAIRAAEGSGPAPAPTWYRAGEFRRA comes from the coding sequence ATGACCCTCGCCGCACTGACCCGGAAGCGTGCCGACCACAGCTATGGTTTCCTCGACGCCTCGGCCAAGCGCGAGTTGCGGCGGGCCATGGTCAAGGCCGTCGCCGTGCCCGGCTGCCAGATCCCCTATGCCAGCCGCGAGGTGCCGATGGCGCGGGGCTGGGGCACCGGCGGCCTTCAGGTCACGCTGACGCTGGTGAACCCGCGCTCGTGCGTCAAGGTCATCGATCAGGGCGCGGATGACAGCGTCAACGCCGCCTCGATCCGGCGCTTTGTCACCCGCGTCTCGGGCGCGGCGGGCACGTGCGATACCACTGCTGCCACTCTGATCCAGTCGCGCCACCGCATCCCCGAGGAAGTCTTGCGGGCGGACCAGATGCTGGTCCTGCAGGTGCCCAACCCCGAGCCGTTGCGGCCGGTCGAGCCCGACATGTCCCGCGCCCGCCAGATGCATGCCGACGCCGATTATGCGCGGCTGTGGCTGATCCTGTACGAGCAGGTCGTCCGCGCGGGCCGGATCATGCAGGGGGCGGGCTATCCGGCGCTGGTCAATGGCCGCCATGTCATGACCCCCTCGCCCATTCCGCGCTGGGACCTGCCCAAGCTGCACATGGCCGAGCATCTGACGATCCTGTCGGCGGGACGCGAGAAGCGCCTTTACGCCGTACCGCCCCATACCACGGTCGAGCCACTGGTGTTCGACGACATTCCCTTCCGGGTCGAGGATCACGCCGTCCTTACATGCGGGCGCAGCGGGCTGCGGGGCTATTTCATGAACGAACTGCCTCAGGCGGATGGCGGGGTCATGCACGAGGTCTCGGACAGCGAACTGGGCATCAAGGCGATCCGCGCCGCGGAGGGTTCGGGCCCCGCTCCCGCCCCGACGTGGTACCGCGCAGGGGAGTTTCGTCGTGCTTGA
- a CDS encoding DMT family transporter: MHSKANLPTELALLLLLSTLWGASYTFIKIGVGTIPPVTFIAARTLIAGGILVVILRLRGLRLPTGRRVWGRFLVQACLNSVMPFTLIAWAEQTTGAGLATILSSTSPIFTFLLTLLITRHETVTNRKLFGIAAGLLGTCLIVGTEALGGLGREMWAQLAIVAATICYAGAAIFGKNFKGLDPMIPAAGSLVCGAAILIPISLAFDRPWTLAPSAASVRALLALSVFSTALAFVIYFRLLQTLGSVGTMAQAYLRVPIGVGIGVMFLGEALSPTAWIGLACVVAGVIVMTLPARGIGRQALSVDAPGRS; the protein is encoded by the coding sequence ATGCATTCCAAGGCAAATCTCCCAACCGAGCTGGCGTTGCTCCTGCTGCTGTCGACGCTCTGGGGCGCGTCCTATACCTTCATCAAGATCGGCGTCGGAACCATTCCGCCGGTGACATTTATCGCCGCCAGAACCCTGATCGCCGGCGGCATCCTCGTCGTCATTCTTCGCTTGCGCGGGCTGAGGCTGCCCACCGGTCGACGGGTCTGGGGGCGATTTCTGGTCCAGGCCTGCCTCAACAGCGTCATGCCATTCACCCTGATCGCATGGGCCGAGCAGACGACCGGTGCAGGCCTTGCGACGATCCTCAGTTCAACCTCGCCGATCTTCACGTTTCTGCTGACGCTGCTGATCACGCGGCATGAGACGGTCACAAATCGCAAGCTGTTCGGCATCGCTGCCGGGCTGCTGGGGACATGCCTGATCGTCGGGACCGAGGCGCTGGGCGGCCTTGGACGAGAGATGTGGGCGCAACTGGCCATTGTCGCGGCCACGATCTGCTATGCGGGCGCCGCGATCTTTGGCAAAAACTTCAAGGGTCTCGATCCCATGATACCCGCCGCCGGCTCACTGGTCTGCGGGGCGGCCATCCTCATCCCGATCAGCCTGGCTTTCGATCGACCCTGGACCCTCGCGCCCAGCGCTGCCTCGGTGCGCGCCTTGCTTGCACTTTCCGTCTTTTCCACGGCGCTGGCCTTTGTGATCTATTTCCGGCTGCTTCAGACGCTCGGCTCGGTCGGAACGATGGCGCAGGCCTATCTGCGCGTGCCGATCGGCGTCGGCATCGGCGTCATGTTTCTTGGCGAGGCGCTATCGCCAACGGCATGGATCGGCCTCGCATGCGTGGTAGCCGGGGTCATCGTCATGACGTTGCCCGCCCGAGGTATCGGGAGGCAAGCTTTGTCTGTTGACGCTCCCGGTCGGAGTTAG
- a CDS encoding alpha-D-ribose 1-methylphosphonate 5-triphosphate diphosphatase → MWLSDFRLVLPDRVIDLGALRVEDGHIAEVREIPVPGAAVEGHGLILMPGFIDMHGDMIEREVEPRPGVRMPLALGLRDLDQRLKVAGVTTAYAAVSFNPHSAYGHIRHFDNTKDMLRGLKAMRPHLGVDHRVHARFEITFPDALSVVEELIAEGTVDLVSLTDHTPGQGQYRDLERHIRNVAKNANLSEADARVAVAERIERKSVAPDQLEAVLRAMTTACRAHGLPLASHDDDSPEKVALMRDLGATISEFPVTLDAARAARAAGMANAMGAPNALRGLSYSGNLSAREAHAAGLLDILAADYHPSAILPAVLALAATDPEGLAGAARLATANPADALGLVDRGRIAPGLAADLVIADDNGIGHVRATLRGGRLIFSDGMMGGRAAA, encoded by the coding sequence ATGTGGCTGTCTGATTTTCGACTGGTGCTGCCCGACCGGGTGATCGACCTCGGCGCACTGCGCGTCGAGGACGGCCACATCGCCGAGGTCCGCGAAATCCCGGTGCCCGGCGCCGCGGTCGAGGGCCATGGGCTGATCCTCATGCCCGGCTTCATCGACATGCATGGCGACATGATCGAGCGCGAGGTGGAACCCCGCCCCGGGGTGCGGATGCCGCTGGCACTGGGGCTGCGCGATCTGGACCAGCGGCTCAAGGTGGCCGGGGTCACGACCGCCTATGCCGCGGTCAGCTTCAACCCCCATTCGGCCTATGGTCATATCCGCCATTTCGACAACACCAAGGACATGCTGCGCGGCCTCAAGGCCATGCGCCCGCACCTCGGGGTCGATCACCGCGTCCATGCCCGGTTCGAGATCACCTTTCCCGACGCGTTGTCCGTGGTTGAGGAGCTGATCGCCGAGGGCACGGTGGACCTCGTCTCGCTGACGGACCACACCCCGGGCCAAGGCCAGTATCGCGACCTCGAGCGCCACATCCGCAACGTGGCCAAGAACGCCAATCTTTCCGAAGCGGATGCACGCGTCGCGGTTGCCGAGCGGATCGAGCGCAAGTCCGTCGCCCCCGACCAGCTGGAGGCGGTGCTGCGGGCGATGACCACGGCCTGCCGCGCACATGGCCTGCCGCTGGCCAGCCATGACGATGACAGCCCGGAAAAGGTTGCGCTGATGCGCGATCTGGGCGCGACAATCAGCGAATTCCCGGTAACGCTCGATGCCGCGCGCGCCGCACGCGCGGCGGGGATGGCGAATGCTATGGGCGCGCCGAATGCGCTGCGTGGGCTTTCCTATTCAGGCAACTTGTCTGCGCGCGAGGCGCATGCCGCCGGGCTGCTCGATATCCTCGCCGCGGATTACCATCCTTCGGCGATCCTGCCCGCGGTGCTTGCCCTGGCGGCCACCGACCCGGAGGGTCTGGCGGGCGCCGCGCGACTCGCGACAGCCAATCCCGCAGATGCGCTCGGGCTCGTCGACCGCGGCCGGATCGCCCCGGGGCTCGCCGCCGATCTGGTGATCGCCGACGACAACGGCATCGGCCATGTCCGCGCGACGCTGCGCGGCGGACGGCTGATCTTTTCGGACGGAATGATGGGCGGCCGCGCGGCCGCCTGA
- a CDS encoding 2OG-Fe(II) oxygenase, with product MNAPSDFTPAGPAVKSAEERLSRYDWDAFAEDLDRFGCATLKGVLTPQECRDLAALYPEEAHFRSHIHMARHGFGKGEYRYFKYPLPDLLGGLRTALWPRLAVVANNWNARMGIDERYPDAHADFLRQCHEAGQTRPTPLLLQYVEGDFNCLHQDLYGDLAFPLQVAFLLSEPGRDFTGGEFVLTEQRPRMQSRAEVVPLMQGDAVAFAVHNRPVQGTRGTYRVNLRHGVSRLRSGKRHTVGIIFHDAK from the coding sequence ATGAACGCGCCCAGCGATTTCACCCCCGCAGGACCAGCGGTAAAGTCCGCCGAGGAGCGCTTGTCCCGATATGATTGGGACGCCTTTGCCGAGGACCTGGACCGCTTCGGCTGCGCCACCCTCAAGGGTGTCTTGACCCCGCAGGAATGCCGGGATCTGGCGGCCCTCTACCCCGAGGAGGCGCATTTCCGCAGCCATATCCACATGGCGCGGCATGGCTTTGGCAAGGGCGAGTACCGCTATTTCAAGTACCCGCTGCCCGACTTGCTGGGCGGGCTGCGCACGGCGCTGTGGCCGCGGCTGGCGGTCGTCGCCAACAACTGGAATGCGCGCATGGGCATCGATGAGCGCTATCCCGACGCCCATGCGGATTTCCTGCGCCAGTGCCACGAGGCCGGCCAGACGCGTCCGACACCGCTGCTGCTGCAATACGTCGAGGGCGACTTCAACTGCCTGCATCAGGATCTCTACGGCGATCTGGCCTTTCCGCTGCAGGTGGCTTTCCTGCTGTCAGAGCCGGGTCGCGACTTTACAGGCGGCGAATTCGTCCTGACCGAACAGCGCCCGCGCATGCAGAGCCGCGCCGAGGTCGTGCCGCTGATGCAGGGCGACGCCGTAGCGTTCGCCGTCCACAACCGGCCAGTGCAGGGGACCCGCGGCACCTACCGCGTGAACCTGCGCCACGGAGTCAGCCGCCTGCGCAGCGGAAAGCGGCACACGGTCGGGATCATCTTTCACGATGCGAAGTGA
- a CDS encoding ATP-binding cassette domain-containing protein produces the protein MLDGRPALGLDPPRLVTDQPLIRLDGVSHRYGEVVALQDVGLTVWPGEVLGIVGESGSGKSTLLRMLNLQEVPEAGDYRLSLPGVPGADGNLFNLGRFARAQLCARHIGIVYQHPHQGLLMHNSSSGNVAERLLIAGERRFAALRERGQVALEASEFPLARMDAPPVELSGGMQQRVQLAKAIALEPAVLLLDEPTTGLDVSVQALVLDTLKHLQRDRRITMILVSHDLGVIRTMADRVVVMRRGQVVEQGLADQVFQDPQHPYSQQLVQAKL, from the coding sequence GTGCTTGATGGCCGCCCCGCTCTAGGACTGGACCCGCCGCGGCTGGTGACCGACCAGCCCCTGATCCGGCTCGACGGGGTGTCGCATCGCTATGGCGAGGTCGTGGCGCTGCAGGATGTCGGACTGACCGTCTGGCCGGGCGAGGTGCTGGGCATCGTTGGCGAAAGCGGTTCCGGCAAGTCGACGCTGCTGCGGATGCTGAATCTGCAGGAGGTGCCGGAAGCGGGCGACTACCGCCTGTCGCTGCCGGGCGTGCCGGGGGCGGACGGCAACCTGTTCAACCTTGGCCGCTTTGCCCGCGCCCAACTCTGTGCCCGGCACATCGGCATCGTCTACCAGCACCCGCATCAGGGCCTGCTGATGCACAACTCCTCCTCGGGCAACGTGGCCGAGCGGCTGCTGATCGCCGGCGAGCGCCGCTTCGCCGCCCTGCGCGAACGGGGCCAGGTTGCGCTCGAGGCGTCCGAGTTCCCGCTGGCCCGCATGGATGCGCCGCCGGTCGAGCTTTCCGGCGGGATGCAGCAGCGTGTACAACTCGCCAAGGCGATTGCGCTGGAGCCGGCCGTCCTGTTGCTGGACGAGCCGACGACCGGGCTTGACGTATCCGTGCAGGCACTGGTGCTGGACACGCTGAAACACCTGCAGCGCGACCGGCGCATCACGATGATCTTGGTCAGCCACGATCTGGGGGTGATCCGCACCATGGCCGACCGGGTGGTTGTCATGCGCCGCGGCCAGGTGGTCGAACAGGGGCTGGCGGACCAGGTATTTCAGGACCCGCAGCACCCCTATTCGCAGCAACTGGTGCAGGCAAAGCTATGA
- a CDS encoding carbon-phosphorus lyase complex subunit PhnI, whose translation MAYVATRGGERAIEQAERLYRAALGPITPERVAGIRDGMPLLIDRVMGEASLYAPDLAALALAQTGGDLYEAVMLLRAWRTTQPRLAIAQPIQTGEGLTHRRVSAAFKDIPGGQILGPTLDYSHRMLATAVLSGATVTPRPVEPAARPAPASPPPLADWQRAQGLLAPLNAPEIAPDAIPDVTREPLLFPASRAHTLQSLARADTGGMLALGYSAMRGYGQAHPTVNELRLTEAPLRVTHPCGTIFSAGRIRVGQAEVVNAKGAQLKLGFCASFGWNEVKTIAGATLDLNSPNAAPKSPTNPEFFLYHTEPVEASGFCIHFKLPHYVTFQSALDNLRGAARQKAEPGVAPELEPAE comes from the coding sequence ATGGCCTATGTCGCGACCCGGGGCGGCGAGCGCGCCATCGAGCAGGCCGAGCGGCTGTATCGCGCCGCGCTCGGCCCGATCACGCCCGAGCGGGTGGCGGGAATCCGCGACGGGATGCCCCTGCTGATCGACCGCGTCATGGGTGAGGCCTCGCTCTACGCGCCCGACCTTGCAGCGCTGGCGCTGGCCCAGACCGGCGGCGATCTCTACGAGGCCGTGATGTTGCTGCGGGCCTGGCGCACCACCCAGCCGCGGCTGGCGATCGCGCAGCCGATCCAGACCGGCGAGGGGCTGACCCATCGCCGAGTCTCGGCCGCGTTCAAGGATATCCCCGGCGGCCAGATCCTCGGCCCGACGCTGGATTACAGCCACCGCATGCTCGCGACCGCCGTGCTGTCGGGCGCGACTGTGACGCCTCGGCCGGTGGAACCCGCTGCCCGTCCTGCGCCGGCCAGCCCGCCGCCGCTTGCCGACTGGCAGCGGGCGCAAGGGCTGCTCGCGCCCTTGAACGCCCCCGAAATCGCGCCCGACGCCATCCCCGATGTCACGCGCGAGCCGCTGCTGTTCCCCGCCAGCCGCGCGCACACGCTGCAAAGCCTCGCCCGCGCCGACACCGGCGGGATGCTGGCACTGGGATATTCGGCAATGCGGGGCTACGGGCAGGCGCATCCGACTGTCAACGAGTTACGCCTGACTGAGGCTCCGTTGCGCGTCACCCACCCCTGCGGCACGATCTTCAGCGCGGGCAGAATCCGCGTCGGCCAGGCCGAGGTCGTCAACGCCAAGGGCGCCCAGCTGAAGCTGGGATTCTGCGCCAGCTTCGGCTGGAACGAGGTCAAGACCATCGCCGGGGCGACGCTGGACCTCAACAGCCCGAACGCGGCGCCAAAAAGCCCGACGAACCCGGAATTCTTCCTCTATCACACCGAGCCGGTCGAGGCCTCGGGCTTTTGCATCCACTTCAAGCTGCCCCATTACGTCACCTTCCAATCGGCGCTGGACAACCTGCGCGGCGCAGCCCGCCAGAAGGCAGAGCCCGGCGTCGCACCTGAACTGGAGCCCGCGGAATGA